The segment ACTTATCCAAGCCTAAGTCAATGCCTAAAGGATGCCCATGAAAAGGAACATCAGGAATATTTACATCTAATTGCATTGACAGCATCACAAAATAACCCGATGCTCTCCTTACTATTCGCGCTTGTTTTAATTCAAAACCATCAGGTATTTCTCTTGACTTTCTAAATTTAACCCATTCTAATTGTGGCAATTTAATTTGATTACCTTTAACACAGTCTTTTAGCATTTGAGGATACACATAAGAACGCATCCTGTACTTATTTTTGAAGCGTGGAAAACCTAATTTTTTAGACTGCATATCAGCAAAAGCTCGGTCTAAAGTTCTTAAGACTTGCTGTAAGACTTGAGCGTTTACTGACTTGAGTATTTCATTAGTTTTCTTGGCTTCTGTTAATGATTTAGCTTGATTGTGATAATTAGGATAAAGCGTATCAGAAGGGATGATATACTCCTGAATTAATGAACAAGCATTAACGGGAGATTTTCGAGACGCTAACCAGTCCTTACGCTCCCTTAAAGCGTAGTTCCATACTGAACGACAAACATTTAAGGTGTGTTCAATTACCTCAATTTGCTGCTTGTCTGGGATTAGTTTGTACTCGTAAGTTAGGGTTAGCATTTTTCGACCTTGTGTTGATGCTTTTCTCATTTTAACTTAATCTACACAAAACGTCAACTCATGTAAGGAGTCTCCCGTTGGTCGGTTTATTTATTGGCAAAAATTCATCTCACCGCTACACCGAAGGTTAGCGGGAGTCCTCTTTTTGCATTTAAAGATAGGCGGATTACCTAAATTATTCAACTTCTGGAATTAGGGCTCCTGGCCGTTGTTGTCCCCATTCAATTAACTGATCAAGGATGGAACGGGAAACCCCAGAACGACGCGACGCACCTTCTAGTCCAGCCCCTCGACGTAATAGGTGGATAGCTGTTTGAACCTTCCGATACATTCGGGTTCCATGCTTAATTTGCTTATTTTGGTGGGCAACCACTAAACCGTGGGCAATATCATTGGCCAGCTTAATAGACACTTCTTGTGCCATTTTACGGCGTAATGTTTCATCTTTATTCCTTGTTGAACGGGAGATCACAATGTTAGGAGTTGTTTTCAGAGGAACTTTATGGATCTCAGATGAGTCATTAAAACTGTCTAACTGACTAATAACGGTTTCTTTTGCCAACATAGGGCGGTCGCTCAATAGAGAACCAACCAATAAGAGCCAAGCTAAATATTTCATGGTAGAACGACTTAGCCGACTTGGAAAAGTCGGATATTTGTGTGCATGAACGTAGGAACTTACTTGTTAGTTAATGTAGCGAATATACTGAGCTTTGTCGAAGACCCCTCTTATTAAGATTAACTGAGGATCATTCGCTCTCACGTTGGATTTTGCTGAAAAATCTTTCTTTTTCGTTTTCAGACTGCTATATTATTGTAGGCTAGAAATTAATAGCGATCGCCTCTTAAGAAAGCTCATGAATCCCTATCGACTCTTTTCTCAAGGCTTAATGCGTCAATTGATACAAGGATTAACCTTAGCAACCCTTTCAGCCTCTTTAACTACGCTTCCGGTTGCCGCTTACCAAAGATTACATTTTATCTATCCGCCTATCAATCGATCGCTAGGGATTGATTCCTTGACTTTGTTTGCTGAAGAAGGAATTGTTAATCGAGAATTAGAAGATTATTTGAATTTAGCCGGGGTTAATGACCAGCAAAAAGCAGAATTTCGAGAAGCTTTACGCAAAAAAGCCCCTGTTGATCCCATCCAACTGTCCCGCTTTCTTAACTCTTCCCTTGGAGAATCTATCTTAGAACGCTTAGGAGTCCTCATTTCCATTCGCGGGGGACGCAATGGGAAATATGCCATCAGAGGGGCGATGGTTAAAGCTGCTTTAGATCCCCAAGAAGGACTGACGGTACTCAACGTCTTCCGAAACCTAGCAGTGGATATGCAGTTTAATTTAGATGATATCTTTATCACTGCTGACTACATCGATCTTTTAGGACGGGGAACCGATGGGGTAGTGGAGGAAATGAAACGCCTAGCAGCAATGGAAGCCAATAATGGAACCCCTGTTAATTTTTCCACATTGCCAGATCTGCGCCAACCGGGAAGCTACGGGGTTGCTCCTGAGAGAATCTGGCAACTTAAAGATGAAAGCCGCGATCGCAATTTTGATGCTCTTGTAGTCCAGCCGCAACGCTGGCGTGAGGGCAAAATTCCCGTAGTTATTATATCCCACGGGTTAGCCTCTCGGCCGGAAGATTTTGCTGATCGTGCTAAACAACTCGCTTCCTACGGTTATTTAGTCGTCTTACCCCGACATATTGGCAGCGATACCCGACAACTGCAAGCTATGTTAGAGGGCTTTTCGCGGGAAGTCTATAAAGTCAGTGAATTTGTTGATCGTCCCCTCGATATTAGCTACGTTATTGATGAATTAGAAAGACGCAATAATCCAGAGTTTCAAGGACGTTTAGATCTGCAAAATGTGGGCGTTATGGGGCATTCTTTTGGTGGTTACACCGCTTTAGCTGTAGCGGGTGCGTCCTTAGATTTTGCCACTCTAGAAAACCAATGCAGTCGTAGAATTTGGGGTCCGAATCTTTCTTTATTGCTTCAATGTCAAGCTTTAGAATTGCCTCGAAAAGAGTATAATTTTCGGGATGAACGAGTGACTTCTATCTTGATTATTAATCCGGTTACAAGTGCTATTTTCGGACAAAAAGGGCTTAATCAAGTGAAAATTCCGGTCATGATTGGGGCCGGAAGTAGTGATCCAGCAACGCCAGCGGCCGTGGAACAACTTAAAGCTTTTGTTTGGATTAATACTGATGATAAATATTTACTGTTAGTAGAAGGACAAGCTCATGTTAACTTTTCTAAGTTAGATGCGAGTACCAAAGCGTTAATTGATTCCTTACCGAATTTACAAGTTCCTAAACAAGAGATTATTGATAGTTATGGCAATGCTTTGTTACCCGCTTTTGCTGAGGTTTATGTTGCTAAAAACGAAGCTTTTCGTCCTTTTTTGACCTCAGCTTATGGAAAATATATTAGTGAACAACCTAATGCTTTGCATCTTGTCCAAGCTGAAGCCGATGTTCCTTTAAGTGAGTTATTTAATCGCTTAAAACCTGAACATTTTCCTGCTATTTATTCCCCTAGAATCAGTAATAGTAATCCCTAAACTGATCTATAAATATTAACTATGTACGGGCAGATTTTTGAGTTATTATTGTTACAAACAAATATCCTAAATAAACCTGTCCCTACTCAACTATTAACCATCTATGATTTCTGTTGCTGAAGCTGAATCTATTATCCTTAACTTAGTTACTCCCATTAAAGACACCGAAATTATTAGTCTAGAAGACTCTTTAGGGCGTATTTTAGCCGAAACTGTTACCAGTCAATTAGACTTTCCTTATTGGGATAATTCAGCCATGGATGGCTATGCTGTTAAGTTTGAAGATGTTGCCCAATCGACTCCAGAAAGTCCTACCATTTTAGAGATTATTGAAGAAATACCCGCCGGAATTAACCCCCAAAAATCCTTACAATCAGGACAAGCTTCCCGCATCTTTACGGGAGCTATGTTACCTAGGGGTGCTGATACAATTATTATGCAAGAAAACACCGAAAAAAAAGATAATCAAGTGGTTATTTTATCGAGTCCAGACTCTCCTCAAACCTTTGTGAGAAAGCAAGGAGAATATTATCAAGCAGGAAGTTCTTTATTATCCCCTGGAATACTCATTAATGCTCCAGAAATAGCTGTATTAGCAACAGCACAATGTTCCACAATAAGGGTTTATCGTCGTCCTCGTGTTGCTATTCTTTCCACGGGAGATGAATTAGTGACTCCTTCTCAACCTCTCCAACCTGGACAAATTGTGGATTCTAATCAATATGCTTTAGCTGCTTTTGTGAGTCGTTTAGGGGCAATTCCGATTAAATTAGGTATTGTTCCTGATGATAAAAATCAGCTATTAGAAAAGATGAAAGAAGCCATTAATTGTGCTGATTTTGTACTCTCAACCGGGGGGGTTTCTGTAGGAGATTATGATTATATAGAACAACTTTTGTCAGAATTGGGAGGAGAAATTTTAATTAATGGTATTGCTGTAACTCCTGGCAAACCTCTAACAGTAGTAAAGTTTACTAATAATGACTGTGTTTATTTTGGTATTCCAGGGAATCCCGTATCAGCCTTAGTCAGTTGTTGGCGATTTGTACAACCAGCTATCAGAAAATTATCAGGACTTTCAGCAGATTGGTATCCTAAGTTTATTAAAGCAAAATCTTGTCAAACTTTGCGATCGCGTGGTCAACGAGAAACCTATTTTTGGGGACAATTGCAGTTAGTTGATAATCATTACGAATTTGAATTAGCACCAGGAACTCAAAGTTCAGCCAATTTAATTAATCTAGCAGGTACTAATGCTCTCGCTATGCTACCTGTGGGAACAACTAATATTAACTCAGGGGAAGAAGTCTTAGTCATGTTCAATGTTATTTGAAACCATTGTTTTTACAAAATTTTAATAGTTTATCAACAAGATTTATGTTAACATTGGCTCATTAAATAACTATCTTAGACCTATGAATAAACTTATCAAAATTTTCCCTAAATTATTTTTAGTATTTATTATCATTGGATTACTCAATATCTGGGGAATTGGTTCTAAAACTTTAGCGGAACCCATTAATAATAATCAGCGAACGGAACAAATTGTTAAGTCTATTGAATCAGATACCGCGAAATTACTAGAAGGAATGCCTCAACAAGAACAAGATTGCTTGAAGGCTCAAAAATATTGTAAGATGGGAGAAGCTATTTTTCCATTTTATCGAGCTACTAATCATTTATTTTGGTCTGATTTTGCTCAAGATAGTCGCCTCAATCAGTTTGGCAATCCTAAAACCAAAACCTGGTTATCGGGGGATCTTCATATCGATAATTTTGGATCTTATGCTAATGATAAAGGGGAAGTTATTTTTGATCTGAATGATTTTGATGAATCGATGGTTGCTGATTATCAGTATGATTTATGGAGACTAGCAACCAGTATTATTTTAGCCTCAAATCAAGGTAATCTTCTGAGCCCATCTGAACAGGAACAAGTCATTGAGGAGTTAAGCGAATCCTACTTAAATACCTTAGCTTCCTATCAAGGTAATGACGACGAAACTAAAATATATTTTACTCAAAAAAATACCTCTAATCCAGTTAAAAAGCTTTTAGAAAAAGCCCAAAAACAAACCCAAGAAGAGTTATTAAATGAATGGACAACAGTAGAAAATAATCAACGAAAATTTGATTTATCTAATTCTAAATTAGGATCACCTTGTGATCTACAGGACACGATTAAAGCTCAGATAAATGCTTATAGTCAACCCATTATTCAAACCCTAAACTATGACAAAACCTTCTTTACAATCAAAGACATCGCTCGACGATTAAATGCTGGTTTAGGTTCCCTCGGAACTCCTCGTTACTATGTATTAATCGAAGGAAAAACCAGTAATTTAGATGACGATTTACTCTTAGACATCAAGCGTCAATATAAACCCATTCCTTACCAATTCTTAGGATTACAAGATCAACAAAACTACGATCAAAATTTCGACAATGATGCTCAACGTCATGCTGTTGCTTACCGTGCTCTCATTAAAAAAGCAAATGATTATTTAGGATGGATACAAATTGTTGATGACAATGTTACTAATGGAGATTTATCAGGATATTATTCTGTGCAGGAAATATCAGCTAAGGAAAAATCGCTCAAAACTGAAAAATTAACCAGTAAAGATGACTGGATAACCATGGCAAAATTATGGGGACAAATTCTGGCAACTGATCACGCAAGAGCCGATCAAGATTTCTCTGAAAAGTATGTTCCTTATTCCCTAGAAAAACAAGTAACTCAACTGACTGATGGGAAGCATAAACAATTCCTAGAATTAGTTAAAACAATTGCTTTTGATTATGCAGCACAAGTTCAAGTTGATTATGATAGTTTTGTTAAAGAATTAAAACCTCAAAATTGTTCCTCTAGTGACTGTAGTCAAGGATGTTAAGTGAGACTTAAATAACCGTCTAATAATATACTGTAAATAGATCGAATCTTCTTTCATAATTTAATCGCCTCTTTTAAGACTCTTTTCTTGATAAAAACATGGAGACTATTTTCCGTTACTATATCTACTTTACACCCTAATAACTCTTCTAAATCGACTAATAAACCCCCTGGAAACCAAGGAGAAGTCTTAGATAAATCCTAATCAATTAAAAAGTCAATATCACTATTTTCTGTTTCCTCTCCTCTAGGGACTGAACCAAATATCCTAACATTAAAAGCTCCATGTTTGACAGCTAATGCTAGTATCTCTTCTCGTTTTTCTTGTAAGCATTCTTTAAGTTTCATTTTTCTCTTATTTATTTTATTCTGCTAATCTTATATTAAAATATAAAATTAAACTAGACTCTAAAACTAGCGATCGCAGTATTATGGATGTTAAAGCCGCCGTAGCCTTTGAAGCGGGAAAACCCCTCACCATCGAAACAGTACACCTCGAAGGACCCAAAACCGGGGAAGTCCTCGTAGAAATCAAGGCCACAGGGGTTTGTCATACGGATGCCTATACCTTGTCAGGAAAAGACCCAGAAGGCTTATTTCCAGCGATTTTAGGGCATGAAGGGGCAGGTATCGTCGTGGAAGTCGGAAAAGGAGTTACTAGCCTCAAACCCGGAGATCACGTCATTCCGCTTTACATCCCCGAATGTCGGCAGTGCGAATATTGTCTTAGCTTAAAAACCAATCTTTGTCAAGCAGTTCGTGCAACCCAAGGGCGGGGGGTAATGCCCGACGGTACAAGTCGTTTTTCACTGGACGGACAAACCCTTTACCACTACATGGGAACCTCTACCTTCGCAAATTATACCATACTTCCGGAAATTTCGCTAGCAAAAATCCGTGAAGATGCCCCTTTTGATAAAGTTTGTTACATTGGCTGCGGCGTAACAACGGGTATCGGCGCGGTGATTAACACTGCTAAAGTCGAACCAGGGGCAAAAGTGGTCGTTTTTGGCTTGGGAGGTATTGGCTTAAATGTGATTCAAGGGGCAAAATTGGTCGGGGCTGATATGATTGTTGGGGTAGATATTAACCCGAAAAAACGCGCTTTAGCCGAAAAATTTGGCATGACTCACTTTGTTAACCCCCAAGAAGTTGATGGGGACTTAGTGCCGTATTTGGTTGATTTAACGAAGGGTGGGGCGGATTATAGTTTTGAATGTATTGGTAATGTTAAACTGATGCGACAGGCCTTAGAATGCTGTCATAAAGGTTGGGGTGTTTCGACGATAATTGGGGTAGCGGGTGCAGGGGAAGAAATTAGTACCCGTCCCTTTCAATTAGTAACAGGAAGGGTATGGAAAGGGACGGCTTTTGGGGGTGCAAGAGGTCGTACAGATGTCCCGAAAATTGTTGATTGGTATATGGATGGTAAGATTAATATTGATGACTTGATTACTCATGTTATGCCCCTAGAAAAGATTAATGATGCCTTTGATTTAATGCACCACGGGGACTCAATTCGGAGTGTTATTACGTTTTAGTAGAACCCTTTTTATTAAACCTCTTTACCTAACTCTAATCTTGTGACTGCTGCCATAATTTGTCCTAAAGAAATTCCTCCATCATTAGGAGGAACTTTTTGATGCCAAACTGGGGTAAAATTTTCTTGAATTAAACGCTTAATAGCCCGTTCAGTTAGATATTTATTTTGAAAACATCCTCCAGTAACTATAACTTTTTTTTGTGATATTTTCTCGGCAATATTGATGATAATTTCTATCAAGGTATTATGAAATTTAGCAGAAATTTCTCCTGGTTTTAAGTTATCTAAAAGATCAGCTAAAATTCCTCTAACAATGCCTTCCCAATTAATCACTAACGGTAAGGTTTCTTCTAAGATTTTATAGGGATAAATAGCATTAGTTTGAAGATCACCAATTACATATTCTAACGCGATCGCTCCTTGTCCTTCAAAACTGATGTCTTGACAGATCCCTAATAGGGACGCAACCCCATCAAATAACCGTCCTACACTTGAGGTTATAGGGGTATTGAGATTACGGGACAACATTTGTTTAATCAGATTCAATTCTCGAATAGAAAAGTGATCGAATAATGGTAAATTTTCTAAGCCATCAAACGACTCAAAAATCTGATAAATTAAAGCTAAAGCAATACGTCTAGGTTCTTTAACGGCTCGATCTCCTCCTGGTAATTTAAAAGGTTCAAAATGAGCAACTCTTTGATAATTTCCTTCAGTTATTAACAAAAATTCTCCCCCCCAAATTGTCCCATCATCTCCGTATCCCGTCCCATCCCAAGCAACCCCTAAAACGGGAGATTTTACCCCTTGTTCTGTCATACAGGAGAGAATATGAGCATAATGGTGTTGGACTTTAATGACGGGTAAACCTTGGGACTGAGCAAATTGACTCGAAAGATAGTCAGGATGGGCATCACAGACGATTATCTGGGGTTCAAAATCATAAAGTCCCTTTAAACTGTCCATTACTTGATAAAATGCCCCTAATGCTTCAGATGTGCTTAAATCTCCAATATGTTGACTAATAAATACCTGATTATCGCGTAAAATCGCCACTGTGTTCTTTAAATGTCCCCCCGTTGCTAGAAGAGAGGGGGAGAGAGGGAGAGGGTGGGGAGTGTGGGGAGGGTGGGGAGATATTTTGCCTTCTGACTCCTGTAACCCAATGGGAAAGGGTGCATAACCTCTCGCGCGACGAAGAATCATTTCCCGTCCTCCCATGATACGCACGACGGAATCATCAACTGGGCGTAAAATTGGGCGATTATGCACTAAAAATAGGTCAGCAATTGGGCTTAATCTCTGTAAAGCTTCCCCTTCCTCAATACAGATAGGTTCATCGGACAGATTCCCACTGGTAGCCACTAAAGGAAAATTCAAGTCTGAGAGTAGGAGATGATGTAAGGGAGTATACGGTAACATAACTCCCCAATAGGGGTTATTGGGCGCAATAAACGGCCATAAATTGATTGTATGGGGTTTTCGCTTCAGCAGGACAATGGGGGCTTCAGGAGACGTTAATAACTGTTCTTCTAGGGGACTAATTTTACAATGGCTTTTCGCTGAGTCTAAGCTAGGATACATCAAGGCAAAAGGTTTATGGGGACGGCGTTTGCGTTGTCGGAGTTCCTCAACAGCAGTATGGTTACTTCCATCCACCATTAAATGAAACCCACCTAACCCTTTAATTGCAAGAATTTTTCCCTCTTTTATGGCATTTGCGGCCATTTTTAGAGCTAAATTTTGGTTAGCTAAGAATTCCCCGTGAGCATTCCATAAAGCTAATTGGGGACCACAACGAGGACAAGCGTTGGGTTGAGCGTGAAATCGGCGATCGCGGGGGTTTTCGTATTCCTGTTGACACTCACAACACATCATAAAGCCTTTCATCGTGGTTTGGGGGCGATCGTAGGGTAAGGCTTCAATAATGCTATAACGCGGACCACAGTTGGTACAATTGGTAAAAGGATAGCGATAGCGTCGATTGTTAGGGTCGAAAATCTCGTTTAAACAGTCGGAACAAGTGGCTAAGTCCGGTAAAACAATAGCGGTTTTTTCGCCACTAACGCTATGGCGAATTTCAAAGGAATTATATCCAAGACAGTCTAACCAAGTAGTTTCAATAGATTGAATTTGCGATCGCGGTGGCTTTTCTGTTGGGATTTTTAATAAAAAGTTTTCCAGGTTTTCTAAACTTCCTTCTACTTCAATGAAAACTCCTGAAGCTGAGTTATTAACCCAGCCCGTTAGTTTTAACTCTGTTGCTAATCGATAAATAAAAGGACGAAATCCAACCCCTTGAACGGCTCCTGAAATAACTAATTTTAAACGTTTTTTGAGCATCAAATTTTTGGTTTTTTCTAGAAGTTATGAGAATTTAATAATAGAGGGTTTATCATGAATCTGTTAAGGTTAAGATACTTATTGTCTAATATCTGTTCAGATGGCACGTCAACGCTTAAAATCTAACCTACCCACTAAAATTTGTCCCGTCTGTGGTTTTTCCTTTACCTGGCGCAAAAAATGGGCCAAATGTTGGGATGATGTAAAGTATTGCTCTGAACGGTGTCGTCGCCATCGTTCCTCTAACCAGCAGCCCTAAACAAACCTTATTGTGATTCATGACCCCAATACAACCTAAATTAATTCTTCATGGTGGAGCAAGTTCTTTAGCGGACAAAGGCGGCTTAGAAAGCGTCCGTCACTCCCTACATGATATTGTTCAAGAAGTCTATCAACTTTTAGAAAACGGTGGAACTGCTGTTGATGCAGTGGTTCTCGGTTGCCAACGTCTCGAAGACGAACCCCGTTTTAATGCCGGAACCGGATCAGTGTTACAGTCTGATGGACAAGTTCGCATGAGTGCCTCATTAATGGACGGCATCACTCAAACCTTTAGCGGAGTGATTAACGTTTCCCGCGTCAAAAATCCGATAGAATTAGCTAAATTTCTGCAAACTCAGAGCGATCGCATCCTATCTGATCTTGGTTCGTCGGAATTAGCTAGGGAATTACAAATGCCCATCTATGACCCCCTGACAGAATTTCGGGCTCTAGAATGGATTGAAGAGTGGAAAGACAACTTTCAAAGCAAAATGGGGCGATTAATTGCCCAACCTTCCCCCGAAGCGCGGCGAGGGACTATTGGTGTGGTTGCCCTTGATAGTCAGGGAAACATCGCTGCTGGAACGTCTACAGGGGGTAAAGGACTCGAACGGATTGGACGAGTCAGTGACTCCGCTATGCCAGCCGGAAACTACGCTAATCCCCATGCAGGAGTTAGTTGTACCGGAATTGGGGAAGATATCGTTAATGAATGTCTGGCGGCACGAATTGTTATTCGGGTGACTGATGGTCTAAGTTTACCCGATGCCATGGAAAAATCAATGAAAGAATCCCAAACCAATCAACGAGACTTTGGCGCGATCGCCCTCGATCATACTGGAGTGCTTTCCTGGGGCAAAACCTGCGAAATTATTTTAGCGGCCTATCACAATGGGGCTACCATTGGGGATACTTTAGAATGGGACCCTCACGAATTAATGGGATATTGCCGTTAGAAGGGAATAGGGAATAGCGAATAGGCAATAGGAATAATTGACTATTAACTATTCACTATCCACTATCCACTAATTTCTAGAGATCGCCACCGCGAAA is part of the Rippkaea orientalis PCC 8801 genome and harbors:
- a CDS encoding alpha/beta hydrolase, which produces MNPYRLFSQGLMRQLIQGLTLATLSASLTTLPVAAYQRLHFIYPPINRSLGIDSLTLFAEEGIVNRELEDYLNLAGVNDQQKAEFREALRKKAPVDPIQLSRFLNSSLGESILERLGVLISIRGGRNGKYAIRGAMVKAALDPQEGLTVLNVFRNLAVDMQFNLDDIFITADYIDLLGRGTDGVVEEMKRLAAMEANNGTPVNFSTLPDLRQPGSYGVAPERIWQLKDESRDRNFDALVVQPQRWREGKIPVVIISHGLASRPEDFADRAKQLASYGYLVVLPRHIGSDTRQLQAMLEGFSREVYKVSEFVDRPLDISYVIDELERRNNPEFQGRLDLQNVGVMGHSFGGYTALAVAGASLDFATLENQCSRRIWGPNLSLLLQCQALELPRKEYNFRDERVTSILIINPVTSAIFGQKGLNQVKIPVMIGAGSSDPATPAAVEQLKAFVWINTDDKYLLLVEGQAHVNFSKLDASTKALIDSLPNLQVPKQEIIDSYGNALLPAFAEVYVAKNEAFRPFLTSAYGKYISEQPNALHLVQAEADVPLSELFNRLKPEHFPAIYSPRISNSNP
- the glp gene encoding gephyrin-like molybdotransferase Glp, whose amino-acid sequence is MISVAEAESIILNLVTPIKDTEIISLEDSLGRILAETVTSQLDFPYWDNSAMDGYAVKFEDVAQSTPESPTILEIIEEIPAGINPQKSLQSGQASRIFTGAMLPRGADTIIMQENTEKKDNQVVILSSPDSPQTFVRKQGEYYQAGSSLLSPGILINAPEIAVLATAQCSTIRVYRRPRVAILSTGDELVTPSQPLQPGQIVDSNQYALAAFVSRLGAIPIKLGIVPDDKNQLLEKMKEAINCADFVLSTGGVSVGDYDYIEQLLSELGGEILINGIAVTPGKPLTVVKFTNNDCVYFGIPGNPVSALVSCWRFVQPAIRKLSGLSADWYPKFIKAKSCQTLRSRGQRETYFWGQLQLVDNHYEFELAPGTQSSANLINLAGTNALAMLPVGTTNINSGEEVLVMFNVI
- a CDS encoding DUF2252 domain-containing protein, whose product is MNKLIKIFPKLFLVFIIIGLLNIWGIGSKTLAEPINNNQRTEQIVKSIESDTAKLLEGMPQQEQDCLKAQKYCKMGEAIFPFYRATNHLFWSDFAQDSRLNQFGNPKTKTWLSGDLHIDNFGSYANDKGEVIFDLNDFDESMVADYQYDLWRLATSIILASNQGNLLSPSEQEQVIEELSESYLNTLASYQGNDDETKIYFTQKNTSNPVKKLLEKAQKQTQEELLNEWTTVENNQRKFDLSNSKLGSPCDLQDTIKAQINAYSQPIIQTLNYDKTFFTIKDIARRLNAGLGSLGTPRYYVLIEGKTSNLDDDLLLDIKRQYKPIPYQFLGLQDQQNYDQNFDNDAQRHAVAYRALIKKANDYLGWIQIVDDNVTNGDLSGYYSVQEISAKEKSLKTEKLTSKDDWITMAKLWGQILATDHARADQDFSEKYVPYSLEKQVTQLTDGKHKQFLELVKTIAFDYAAQVQVDYDSFVKELKPQNCSSSDCSQGC
- a CDS encoding S-(hydroxymethyl)glutathione dehydrogenase/class III alcohol dehydrogenase, which codes for MDVKAAVAFEAGKPLTIETVHLEGPKTGEVLVEIKATGVCHTDAYTLSGKDPEGLFPAILGHEGAGIVVEVGKGVTSLKPGDHVIPLYIPECRQCEYCLSLKTNLCQAVRATQGRGVMPDGTSRFSLDGQTLYHYMGTSTFANYTILPEISLAKIREDAPFDKVCYIGCGVTTGIGAVINTAKVEPGAKVVVFGLGGIGLNVIQGAKLVGADMIVGVDINPKKRALAEKFGMTHFVNPQEVDGDLVPYLVDLTKGGADYSFECIGNVKLMRQALECCHKGWGVSTIIGVAGAGEEISTRPFQLVTGRVWKGTAFGGARGRTDVPKIVDWYMDGKINIDDLITHVMPLEKINDAFDLMHHGDSIRSVITF
- the hypF gene encoding carbamoyltransferase HypF, coding for MLKKRLKLVISGAVQGVGFRPFIYRLATELKLTGWVNNSASGVFIEVEGSLENLENFLLKIPTEKPPRSQIQSIETTWLDCLGYNSFEIRHSVSGEKTAIVLPDLATCSDCLNEIFDPNNRRYRYPFTNCTNCGPRYSIIEALPYDRPQTTMKGFMMCCECQQEYENPRDRRFHAQPNACPRCGPQLALWNAHGEFLANQNLALKMAANAIKEGKILAIKGLGGFHLMVDGSNHTAVEELRQRKRRPHKPFALMYPSLDSAKSHCKISPLEEQLLTSPEAPIVLLKRKPHTINLWPFIAPNNPYWGVMLPYTPLHHLLLSDLNFPLVATSGNLSDEPICIEEGEALQRLSPIADLFLVHNRPILRPVDDSVVRIMGGREMILRRARGYAPFPIGLQESEGKISPHPPHTPHPLPLSPSLLATGGHLKNTVAILRDNQVFISQHIGDLSTSEALGAFYQVMDSLKGLYDFEPQIIVCDAHPDYLSSQFAQSQGLPVIKVQHHYAHILSCMTEQGVKSPVLGVAWDGTGYGDDGTIWGGEFLLITEGNYQRVAHFEPFKLPGGDRAVKEPRRIALALIYQIFESFDGLENLPLFDHFSIRELNLIKQMLSRNLNTPITSSVGRLFDGVASLLGICQDISFEGQGAIALEYVIGDLQTNAIYPYKILEETLPLVINWEGIVRGILADLLDNLKPGEISAKFHNTLIEIIINIAEKISQKKVIVTGGCFQNKYLTERAIKRLIQENFTPVWHQKVPPNDGGISLGQIMAAVTRLELGKEV
- a CDS encoding DUF2256 domain-containing protein is translated as MARQRLKSNLPTKICPVCGFSFTWRKKWAKCWDDVKYCSERCRRHRSSNQQP
- a CDS encoding isoaspartyl peptidase/L-asparaginase, producing MTPIQPKLILHGGASSLADKGGLESVRHSLHDIVQEVYQLLENGGTAVDAVVLGCQRLEDEPRFNAGTGSVLQSDGQVRMSASLMDGITQTFSGVINVSRVKNPIELAKFLQTQSDRILSDLGSSELARELQMPIYDPLTEFRALEWIEEWKDNFQSKMGRLIAQPSPEARRGTIGVVALDSQGNIAAGTSTGGKGLERIGRVSDSAMPAGNYANPHAGVSCTGIGEDIVNECLAARIVIRVTDGLSLPDAMEKSMKESQTNQRDFGAIALDHTGVLSWGKTCEIILAAYHNGATIGDTLEWDPHELMGYCR